One window of Burkholderia vietnamiensis LMG 10929 genomic DNA carries:
- a CDS encoding flagellar hook-length control protein FliK, with translation MLPLPLLGALIDTAGAAIKAVRNSGSSAASATPAASAGNDSASGPAAVPFAQTLKQSVASRHDAASGDTSDGATSSAASTSAPNSSTSTTGTNPSKPSGNHDDKSTDDANATPNPDAAALAAAVAMQAQLQARVDNPAPAAADAAATAAGAAALAGTAVAAGQPDATAALAHQAGTDAAATPVAPAAARDALQAALAKLSGDAGAIALPAGAAGTSSAAAPTAAGAQSTPTVPTFDRTLADAKGALATQQTPAQAAASALQAGAGGQSAAQHGFGSGEQAASPAADATAAAATAAATAAAAAQANVQASPVAGSIAAANAHVLAPHVGTADWTDALSQKVVFLSNAHQQSAELTLNPPDLGPLQVVLRVADNHAHALFVSQHPQVRDAVEAALPKLREAMEAGGLGLGSATVSDGGFGSQQNAQQQAFAGGRPASRARAGSSGADAPLDAAPSAAAAATVSRAGLVDTFA, from the coding sequence ATGCTCCCTCTTCCCCTGCTCGGCGCCCTGATCGACACCGCCGGCGCCGCCATCAAGGCCGTTCGCAACTCGGGCTCGTCGGCCGCATCCGCCACGCCGGCCGCGTCGGCCGGCAACGATTCCGCCAGCGGCCCGGCCGCCGTGCCGTTCGCGCAGACGCTCAAGCAAAGCGTCGCCAGCCGCCACGACGCCGCCAGCGGCGACACGTCGGATGGCGCGACTTCATCGGCCGCATCGACGTCGGCGCCGAATTCGTCGACCTCGACTACCGGCACGAACCCGTCGAAGCCGTCCGGCAACCACGACGACAAGTCCACCGACGACGCGAACGCGACGCCGAACCCGGATGCGGCCGCGCTGGCCGCGGCCGTCGCCATGCAGGCGCAATTGCAGGCGCGCGTGGACAATCCGGCGCCGGCCGCCGCGGATGCCGCGGCGACGGCTGCCGGCGCCGCCGCGCTCGCCGGGACGGCGGTCGCAGCGGGCCAGCCCGACGCGACGGCCGCGCTCGCACATCAGGCCGGCACCGATGCCGCCGCCACGCCGGTCGCGCCCGCAGCGGCCCGCGATGCGCTGCAGGCCGCGCTCGCGAAGCTGAGCGGCGACGCGGGCGCGATCGCGCTGCCCGCCGGCGCCGCGGGCACGTCGTCGGCGGCTGCGCCGACGGCCGCAGGCGCGCAGTCCACGCCGACCGTCCCGACCTTCGATCGCACGCTCGCGGACGCGAAGGGTGCGCTCGCAACCCAACAGACGCCCGCGCAAGCGGCCGCCTCGGCGCTGCAGGCCGGCGCGGGCGGCCAGTCGGCCGCGCAGCATGGATTCGGGTCCGGCGAACAGGCCGCCAGCCCGGCAGCCGATGCGACGGCGGCCGCCGCCACCGCAGCGGCCACGGCCGCGGCTGCGGCACAGGCGAACGTGCAGGCGTCTCCGGTCGCCGGCTCGATCGCCGCGGCCAATGCGCACGTGCTCGCGCCGCACGTCGGCACCGCGGACTGGACCGATGCGCTGAGCCAGAAGGTCGTGTTCCTGTCGAATGCGCATCAGCAGAGCGCCGAGCTCACGCTGAACCCGCCGGATCTCGGGCCGCTGCAGGTCGTGCTGCGCGTGGCAGACAATCATGCGCACGCGCTGTTCGTGTCGCAGCACCCGCAGGTGCGCGATGCCGTCGAGGCGGCGCTGCCGAAGCTGCGCGAAGCGATGGAAGCGGGCGGTCTCGGGCTGGGCAGCGCGACGGTCAGCGACGGCGGCTTCGGCTCGCAGCAGAACGCGCAGCAACAGGCCTTCGCCGGCGGACGACCGGCGTCGCGCGCACGCGCCGGATCGTCAGGCGCCGACGCACCGCTCGACGCCGCGCCATCCGCAGCGGCCGCCGCAACCGTGAGCCGCGCCGGCCTCGTCGATACGTTTGCCTGA
- the fliJ gene encoding flagellar export protein FliJ — translation MAHGFPLQLLLDRAQEDLDAAAKQLGTAQRDRSAAAEQLDALLRYRDEYHARFSQSAQHGMPAGNWRNFQAFIDTLDAAIAQQRGVLAAAEVRIDEARPNWQQKKRTVGSYEILQARGVAQDAQRAAKREQRDADEHAAKILRMRADAARSA, via the coding sequence ATGGCACATGGATTTCCGTTGCAACTGCTGCTCGACCGCGCGCAGGAAGACCTCGACGCCGCGGCCAAGCAGCTCGGCACCGCGCAGCGCGATCGCAGCGCGGCCGCCGAACAGCTCGACGCGCTGCTGCGCTATCGGGACGAATACCACGCGCGCTTCTCGCAGTCGGCGCAGCACGGCATGCCGGCCGGCAACTGGCGCAATTTCCAGGCGTTCATCGATACGCTCGACGCGGCGATCGCGCAGCAGCGCGGCGTGCTGGCCGCGGCCGAAGTGCGCATCGACGAGGCACGCCCGAACTGGCAGCAGAAGAAGCGCACCGTCGGCTCGTACGAGATCCTGCAGGCGCGCGGCGTCGCGCAGGACGCGCAGCGCGCCGCGAAGCGCGAACAGCGCGACGCCGACGAACACGCCGCGAAGATTCTGCGCATGCGGGCCGACGCGGCCCGTTCGGCCTAA
- the fliI gene encoding flagellar protein export ATPase FliI — protein sequence MVTRSPEQLAHDGLTPLERELALASFGPEGAPGAEPAAASAPADTRHAPHNPHLEHWRTHLHTLATRSQRALPLRPCGRLTRAAGLVLEAIGLRLSVGAECTIELPPGSTLPYAQAEVVGFSGERLFLMPTTDVAGVLPGARVWPLEAAPVADPLAGAKRLPVGWEMLGRVVDASGRPLDGLGPLAAKVDAPLSAPSINPLDREPIHHVLDVGVRAINGLLTVGRGQRMGLFAGSGVGKSVLLGTMARYTSAEVIVIGLIGERGREVKEFIEQILGEDGLARSVVVAAPADVSPLLRMQGAAYATSLAEYFRDQGKHVLLLMDSLTRYAMAQREIALAIGEPPATKGYPPSVFAKLPALVERTGNGPEGGGSITAFYTVLTEGDDQQDPIADSARAILDGHIVLSRSLAEAGHYPAIDIEASISRAMTALIDEGHLDRVRQFKQMLSRYQRNRDLIAVGAYAPGRDAQLDRAIALYPRIEAFLQQGFRECAPFASSLAALDALFDEYGG from the coding sequence GTGGTGACGCGCTCGCCCGAGCAGCTCGCGCACGACGGCTTGACGCCGCTCGAGCGCGAACTCGCGCTCGCGTCGTTCGGGCCAGAAGGCGCGCCGGGCGCAGAGCCCGCCGCCGCGAGCGCGCCGGCCGACACGCGGCACGCGCCGCACAATCCGCACCTCGAACATTGGCGCACGCATCTGCACACGCTCGCGACGCGCAGCCAGCGCGCGCTGCCGCTGCGGCCCTGCGGGCGCCTCACGCGCGCGGCGGGGCTCGTGCTCGAAGCGATCGGCCTGCGGCTGTCGGTCGGCGCCGAATGCACGATCGAGCTGCCCCCCGGCAGCACGCTGCCGTACGCGCAAGCGGAAGTCGTCGGCTTCTCCGGCGAGCGCCTGTTCCTGATGCCGACCACCGACGTGGCCGGCGTGTTGCCCGGCGCGCGCGTGTGGCCGCTCGAAGCCGCCCCCGTCGCCGATCCGCTCGCGGGCGCGAAACGGCTGCCGGTCGGCTGGGAAATGCTCGGGCGCGTCGTCGACGCGTCGGGCCGCCCGCTCGACGGCCTCGGCCCGCTCGCGGCGAAGGTCGACGCGCCGCTGTCCGCGCCGTCGATCAACCCGCTCGATCGCGAACCGATTCATCACGTGCTCGACGTCGGCGTACGCGCGATCAACGGCCTGCTCACCGTCGGCCGCGGGCAGCGCATGGGCCTGTTCGCGGGTTCCGGCGTCGGCAAGTCGGTGCTGCTCGGCACGATGGCGCGCTACACGAGCGCGGAAGTGATCGTGATCGGGCTGATCGGCGAACGCGGCCGCGAAGTGAAGGAATTCATCGAGCAGATCCTCGGCGAGGACGGCCTCGCGCGCTCGGTCGTCGTCGCGGCGCCGGCCGACGTGTCGCCGCTGCTGCGGATGCAGGGCGCCGCCTATGCGACCTCGCTCGCCGAATATTTCCGCGACCAGGGCAAGCACGTGCTGCTGCTGATGGATTCGCTGACGCGCTACGCGATGGCGCAGCGCGAGATCGCGCTGGCGATCGGCGAGCCGCCCGCGACCAAGGGCTATCCGCCGTCGGTGTTCGCGAAGCTGCCCGCGCTCGTCGAGCGCACCGGCAACGGGCCGGAAGGCGGCGGCTCGATCACCGCGTTCTACACGGTGCTGACCGAAGGCGACGACCAGCAGGACCCGATCGCCGACTCCGCGCGCGCGATCCTCGACGGCCATATCGTGCTGTCGCGCTCGCTCGCCGAGGCCGGCCACTATCCGGCGATCGACATCGAGGCGTCGATCAGCCGCGCGATGACCGCGCTGATCGACGAAGGGCATCTCGACCGCGTGCGGCAGTTCAAGCAGATGCTGTCGCGCTACCAGCGCAATCGCGACCTGATCGCGGTGGGCGCCTATGCACCGGGCCGCGACGCGCAGCTCGACCGCGCGATCGCGCTCTACCCGCGCATCGAAGCGTTCCTGCAGCAGGGCTTTCGCGAATGCGCGCCGTTCGCATCGAGCCTCGCCGCGCTCGATGCGCTGTTCGACGAATACGGAGGCTGA
- the fliH gene encoding flagellar assembly protein FliH has translation MSDAARDRATLTAYQRWEMASFDPPPPPPPPDDAAAAAAALAEELQRVRDAAHAEGHAAGHVDGQARGYQAGFEQGREQGYAAGQAEAREQAAQLAALAVSFREAVSQAEHDLASDLAQLALDIAQQVVRQHVKHDPAALVAAVRDVLAAEPALSGAPHLVVNPADLPVVEAYLQDDLDTLGWSVRTDASIERGGCRAHAATGEVDATLPTRWQRVAAAIGKVSTW, from the coding sequence ATGTCTGATGCCGCGCGCGATCGCGCCACGCTCACCGCGTACCAGCGGTGGGAGATGGCGTCGTTCGACCCGCCCCCGCCGCCTCCGCCGCCCGACGACGCGGCCGCCGCGGCCGCCGCGCTCGCCGAGGAACTGCAGCGCGTGCGCGACGCCGCCCATGCGGAAGGCCACGCGGCCGGCCACGTCGACGGCCAGGCGCGCGGCTACCAGGCCGGCTTCGAGCAGGGCCGCGAGCAGGGCTATGCGGCCGGCCAGGCCGAAGCCCGCGAGCAGGCCGCGCAGCTTGCCGCGCTGGCCGTATCGTTTCGCGAGGCCGTGTCGCAGGCCGAGCACGATCTCGCGTCCGATCTCGCGCAGCTCGCGCTCGACATCGCGCAGCAGGTCGTGCGTCAGCACGTGAAGCACGATCCCGCCGCGCTGGTCGCGGCCGTGCGCGACGTGCTCGCCGCCGAACCGGCGCTGTCCGGCGCCCCGCATCTCGTCGTGAATCCGGCCGACCTGCCCGTCGTCGAAGCCTATCTGCAGGACGATCTCGACACGCTCGGCTGGAGCGTGCGCACCGACGCGTCGATCGAACGCGGCGGCTGCCGCGCGCACGCCGCCACCGGCGAGGTCGACGCGACGCTGCCCACCCGCTGGCAGCGCGTCGCCGCCGCGATCGGCAAGGTGAGCACGTGGTGA
- the fliG gene encoding flagellar motor switch protein FliG, whose product MNAEGLNKSALLLMSIGEEEAAEVFKFLAPREVQKIGAAMAALKNVTREQVEEVLQEFAREAEQHTALSLDSGDYIRSVLTKALGEDKAGVLIDRILQGSDTSGIEGLKWMDSAAVAELIKNEHPQIIATILVHLDRDQASEIASCFTERLRNDVLLRIATLDGIQPAALRELDDVLTGLLSGSDNLKRSPMGGIRTAAEILNFMTSHHEEGVLENVRQYDADLAQKIVDQMFVFENLLDLEDRAIQMVLKEVESETLIIALKGAPPALRQKFLANMSQRAAELLAEDLDARGPVRVSEVETQQRRILQIVRNLAESGQIVLGGKAEDAYV is encoded by the coding sequence ATGAACGCTGAAGGCCTGAACAAGAGCGCGCTCCTGCTGATGTCGATCGGCGAGGAAGAGGCCGCTGAAGTATTCAAGTTCCTCGCGCCGCGCGAGGTGCAGAAGATCGGCGCCGCGATGGCCGCGCTGAAGAACGTCACGCGCGAGCAGGTCGAGGAAGTGCTGCAGGAGTTCGCGCGCGAAGCGGAGCAGCACACCGCGCTGTCGCTCGATTCCGGCGACTACATCCGCTCGGTGCTGACCAAGGCGCTCGGCGAGGACAAGGCCGGCGTGCTGATCGACCGGATCCTGCAGGGCAGCGACACGAGCGGCATCGAAGGCCTGAAGTGGATGGATTCGGCCGCCGTCGCCGAGCTGATCAAGAACGAGCATCCGCAGATCATCGCGACGATCCTCGTGCACCTCGACCGCGACCAGGCGTCGGAAATCGCGTCGTGCTTCACCGAACGGCTGCGCAACGACGTGCTGCTGCGGATCGCGACGCTCGACGGCATCCAGCCGGCCGCGCTGCGCGAGCTCGACGACGTGCTGACCGGCCTGCTGTCCGGCAGCGACAACCTGAAGCGCAGCCCGATGGGCGGCATCCGCACCGCGGCCGAGATCCTGAACTTCATGACGAGCCATCATGAGGAAGGCGTGCTCGAAAACGTGCGCCAGTACGACGCCGATCTCGCGCAGAAGATCGTCGACCAGATGTTCGTGTTCGAGAACCTGCTCGACCTCGAGGATCGCGCGATCCAGATGGTGCTGAAGGAAGTCGAATCCGAGACGCTGATCATCGCGCTGAAGGGCGCGCCGCCCGCGCTGCGCCAGAAGTTCCTCGCGAACATGTCGCAGCGCGCAGCCGAGCTGCTCGCCGAGGATCTCGACGCGCGCGGCCCGGTGCGCGTGTCCGAAGTCGAGACGCAGCAGCGCCGCATCCTGCAGATCGTGCGCAACCTCGCCGAGAGCGGCCAGATCGTGCTAGGCGGCAAGGCGGAAGACGCATATGTCTGA
- the fliF gene encoding flagellar basal-body MS-ring/collar protein FliF — MDSQANSLINPDARTGLAGPVPGATAAAALPGAGAAGADFGFGGFAERIPGIARMKGNPKLPFLIAVAFAIAAITALVLWSRTPDYRVLYSNLSDRDGGAIIAALQQANVPYKFADAGGAILVPSNQVHETRLKLAAMGLPKGGSVGFELMDNQKFGISQFAEQVNYQRALEGELQRTIESINAVRGARVHLAIPKPSVFVRDKEAPSASVFIDLYPGRVLDEGQVQAITRMVSSGVPDMPAKNVTIVDQDGNLLTQPASASGLDASQLKYVQQVERNTQKRIDSILAPIFGTGNARSQVSADIDFSKLEQTSESYGPNGTPQQAAIRSQQTSSATELAQGGASGVPGALSNTPPQPASAPIVAGNGQSGPQSTPVSDRKDQTTNYELDKTIRHVEQPMGNVKRLSVAVVVNYQPVADAKGHVTMQPLPPAKLAQIEQLVKDAMGYDEKRGDSVNVVNSAFSTANDPYADLPWWRQPDMIEMAKEAAKWLGIAAAAAALYFMFVRPAMRRAFPPPEPPAPALAAPEDTVVLDGLPAPEAAAEPDPMLLGFENEKNRYERNLDYARTIARQDPKIVATVVKNWVSDER, encoded by the coding sequence ATGGATTCGCAGGCCAACTCGCTGATCAACCCCGACGCTCGCACGGGCCTCGCCGGCCCGGTGCCAGGCGCAACCGCGGCCGCCGCGTTGCCGGGCGCGGGCGCTGCCGGCGCTGACTTCGGGTTCGGCGGCTTCGCGGAACGGATTCCGGGCATCGCACGGATGAAGGGCAACCCGAAGCTGCCGTTCCTGATCGCCGTCGCGTTTGCGATCGCCGCGATTACCGCCCTCGTGCTGTGGAGCCGCACGCCCGACTATCGCGTGCTCTACAGCAACCTGTCCGACCGTGACGGCGGCGCGATCATCGCCGCGCTCCAGCAGGCAAACGTTCCCTACAAGTTCGCCGACGCCGGCGGCGCGATCCTGGTGCCGTCGAACCAGGTGCACGAAACGCGGCTGAAGCTCGCGGCGATGGGCCTGCCGAAGGGCGGCTCGGTCGGCTTCGAGCTGATGGACAACCAGAAATTCGGCATCAGCCAGTTCGCCGAGCAGGTGAACTACCAGCGCGCGCTCGAAGGCGAGCTGCAGCGCACGATCGAATCGATCAACGCCGTGCGCGGCGCGCGCGTGCATCTCGCGATCCCGAAGCCGTCGGTGTTCGTGCGCGACAAGGAAGCACCGAGCGCGTCGGTGTTCATCGACCTCTACCCCGGCCGCGTGCTCGACGAGGGCCAGGTGCAGGCGATCACGCGAATGGTGTCGTCGGGCGTGCCCGACATGCCGGCGAAGAACGTGACGATCGTCGACCAGGACGGCAACCTGCTGACGCAGCCGGCCTCGGCGTCCGGCCTCGACGCGAGCCAGCTCAAGTACGTGCAGCAGGTCGAGCGCAATACGCAGAAGCGCATCGATTCGATCCTCGCGCCGATCTTCGGCACCGGCAACGCGCGCTCGCAGGTCAGCGCGGACATCGATTTCTCGAAGCTCGAACAGACCTCGGAAAGCTACGGCCCGAACGGCACGCCGCAGCAGGCCGCGATCCGCAGCCAGCAGACCAGCAGCGCGACCGAACTCGCGCAGGGCGGCGCGTCGGGCGTGCCGGGCGCGCTGTCGAACACGCCGCCGCAGCCGGCGTCCGCGCCGATCGTCGCGGGCAACGGCCAGAGCGGGCCGCAGTCGACGCCGGTGAGCGACCGCAAGGACCAGACGACCAACTACGAGCTCGACAAGACGATCCGCCACGTCGAGCAGCCGATGGGCAACGTGAAGCGGCTGTCGGTCGCGGTGGTCGTCAACTATCAGCCGGTGGCCGACGCGAAGGGCCACGTGACGATGCAGCCGCTGCCGCCCGCGAAGCTCGCGCAGATCGAGCAGCTCGTGAAGGACGCGATGGGCTACGACGAGAAGCGCGGCGACTCGGTGAACGTCGTGAACAGCGCGTTCTCGACCGCGAACGACCCGTACGCCGACCTGCCGTGGTGGCGCCAGCCGGACATGATCGAGATGGCGAAGGAAGCCGCGAAGTGGCTCGGCATCGCGGCGGCCGCGGCGGCGCTCTACTTCATGTTCGTGCGCCCGGCGATGCGCCGCGCGTTCCCGCCGCCCGAGCCGCCCGCGCCGGCGCTCGCGGCGCCGGAGGACACGGTCGTGCTCGACGGCCTGCCCGCGCCGGAGGCGGCCGCCGAGCCCGATCCGATGCTGCTCGGCTTCGAGAACGAGAAGAACCGCTACGAACGCAACCTCGACTACGCGCGCACGATCGCCCGCCAGGATCCGAAGATCGTCGCCACCGTCGTGAAGAACTGGGTGTCCGATGAACGCTGA
- the fliE gene encoding flagellar hook-basal body complex protein FliE, with protein sequence MVANVSGIGSVLQQMQAMAAQANGGVASPAAALAGSGAATAGTFASAMKASLDKISGDQQHALGEARAFEVGAANVSLNDVMVDMQKANIGFQFGLQVRNKLVSAYNEVMQMSV encoded by the coding sequence ATGGTTGCCAACGTCAGCGGAATCGGGTCGGTATTGCAACAAATGCAGGCGATGGCCGCGCAGGCGAACGGCGGCGTGGCCAGCCCGGCGGCGGCGCTCGCCGGCTCGGGCGCGGCCACGGCGGGGACCTTCGCGAGCGCGATGAAGGCGTCGCTCGACAAGATCAGCGGCGACCAGCAACATGCGCTCGGCGAGGCCCGCGCGTTCGAGGTCGGCGCGGCGAACGTGTCGCTGAACGACGTGATGGTCGACATGCAGAAGGCCAACATCGGCTTCCAGTTCGGCCTCCAGGTCCGCAACAAGCTGGTGAGCGCTTACAACGAGGTCATGCAGATGTCGGTGTGA
- the fliS gene encoding flagellar export chaperone FliS translates to MFSPGHAGASAYARVGVETGVMGASPHRLIAMLYQGARQAIALGRMHLQQGNVAARGEAIGKAISIVESGLQASLNRDVGGEIAARLDALYTYMGRRLLQANAQGSDAMLVEVDGLLATLEEAWTGIAPEVARMAAQQAADAAR, encoded by the coding sequence ATGTTTTCGCCAGGGCACGCTGGAGCCAGCGCATACGCGCGCGTCGGCGTCGAGACGGGCGTGATGGGCGCGTCGCCGCACCGGCTGATCGCGATGCTGTATCAGGGCGCGCGCCAGGCGATCGCACTGGGGCGCATGCATTTGCAGCAGGGCAACGTGGCCGCTCGCGGCGAAGCGATCGGCAAAGCCATCTCGATCGTCGAGAGCGGGCTGCAGGCGTCGCTGAACCGCGACGTCGGCGGCGAGATCGCCGCGCGGCTCGACGCGCTGTACACCTACATGGGCCGCCGGCTGCTGCAGGCCAACGCGCAGGGCAGCGACGCGATGCTGGTCGAGGTCGACGGGCTGCTCGCCACGCTCGAGGAAGCTTGGACGGGCATTGCGCCCGAAGTCGCCCGGATGGCCGCGCAGCAGGCTGCGGATGCGGCCAGATGA
- a CDS encoding flagellar protein FliT, with protein sequence MNGKAQYFASYEALAAVSGQMLSAARAADWSVLPALQVEFLRLVDELKEAAPGVALDEPERGRKLELIRRILADDAAIRDLASPDMARLSGLFEARRSSRVLTDLYRARG encoded by the coding sequence ATGAACGGCAAGGCCCAATACTTCGCTAGCTACGAGGCGCTCGCGGCCGTGTCCGGCCAGATGCTGAGCGCTGCGCGCGCTGCCGACTGGAGCGTGTTGCCGGCGCTGCAGGTGGAGTTCCTGCGCCTCGTCGACGAGTTGAAGGAGGCCGCACCGGGCGTTGCGCTCGACGAGCCCGAGCGGGGCCGCAAGCTCGAATTGATTCGCCGGATCCTGGCCGACGACGCCGCGATCCGCGATCTCGCCAGCCCGGACATGGCCCGGCTGTCGGGGCTGTTCGAGGCGCGCCGCTCGAGCCGCGTATTGACCGATCTGTATCGCGCGCGCGGGTAA
- a CDS encoding flagellar hook-length control protein FliK, protein MTGIDPVAAALLTSRIDSLLTTVTAPAGSGAAQVGTPGAGVASAAPALAQPAAPPASAQTALSDVALVLDAISRSGVVATPAIAGRAPLLADPTVLLNALTASPDGAQPGAAAAAASAPASSSPASSSSPSSSTPSAATAANAAAAVRDTPAAPPTAALRAALAQAVSESGLFYESHLAQWLAGQRPLAALMREPQARLATVPVQTAADAAQHDAPDPLDELLAQRAPLPAARAAVSSGASAAGSAAPHASMPNASAAARGGAPGAAGMADPLGELPDAHWATPARAALAAASADPQAQPQSSAAVHPAAVAIVRQQLDALATDQFRWTGEAWPGARLDWTIEPDDPGGRAPRGGDGDAGDGIAWRTRLTLTLPSLGTVDAELVLNGAQLVARLRANSAGAGRLTRNEAALRQRFEGSGLQLGGLSIRAVGDAPDGFDAFVAQAAAAAYARGGAGGTPDVDETVPR, encoded by the coding sequence ATGACCGGTATCGACCCCGTTGCGGCCGCCTTGCTGACGAGCCGCATCGACAGTCTGCTGACCACCGTGACGGCGCCCGCCGGCAGCGGCGCCGCGCAGGTCGGCACGCCGGGCGCCGGCGTGGCGTCGGCGGCGCCTGCGCTCGCGCAGCCGGCCGCGCCGCCCGCTTCGGCGCAGACCGCGCTGTCCGACGTCGCGCTGGTGCTCGATGCGATCTCGCGTTCGGGCGTCGTCGCGACGCCCGCGATCGCCGGGCGCGCACCGCTGCTGGCCGATCCGACCGTGCTGCTGAATGCGCTGACTGCGTCGCCCGACGGCGCGCAGCCGGGTGCGGCCGCTGCGGCGGCGTCTGCGCCTGCTTCGTCCTCGCCTGCTTCGTCTTCTTCTCCTTCTTCTTCAACGCCATCGGCCGCGACCGCCGCGAACGCCGCCGCGGCCGTGCGCGATACGCCCGCCGCGCCGCCCACGGCGGCGCTGCGCGCGGCGCTCGCGCAGGCCGTGAGCGAAAGCGGCCTGTTCTACGAATCGCATCTCGCGCAGTGGCTTGCCGGCCAGCGTCCGCTCGCCGCGCTGATGCGCGAACCGCAGGCGCGGCTCGCGACGGTGCCGGTGCAGACGGCCGCCGACGCCGCGCAGCACGACGCACCCGACCCGCTCGACGAACTGCTCGCGCAGCGCGCGCCGCTGCCGGCTGCGCGCGCCGCCGTGTCGTCCGGTGCGTCGGCGGCGGGCAGCGCCGCGCCGCATGCATCGATGCCGAACGCGTCGGCGGCCGCGCGCGGTGGTGCGCCGGGCGCGGCCGGCATGGCCGATCCGCTCGGCGAACTGCCCGACGCGCACTGGGCGACGCCCGCGCGCGCCGCGCTGGCCGCCGCGTCGGCCGATCCGCAGGCGCAGCCGCAGTCGTCGGCGGCCGTGCATCCGGCGGCCGTCGCGATCGTGAGGCAGCAACTCGATGCCCTCGCGACCGACCAGTTCCGCTGGACCGGCGAAGCATGGCCGGGCGCGCGGCTCGACTGGACGATCGAGCCGGACGACCCGGGCGGCCGTGCGCCGCGCGGCGGTGACGGCGACGCGGGCGACGGCATCGCGTGGCGCACGCGGCTCACGTTGACGCTGCCGTCGCTCGGCACCGTCGATGCCGAACTGGTGCTGAACGGCGCGCAACTGGTCGCGCGCCTGCGCGCGAATTCGGCCGGCGCGGGCCGGCTGACGCGCAACGAGGCCGCGCTGCGGCAGCGCTTCGAAGGCTCGGGGCTGCAGCTCGGCGGCCTGTCGATCCGCGCGGTCGGCGACGCGCCGGACGGCTTCGACGCGTTCGTCGCGCAGGCCGCCGCCGCCGCGTATGCGCGGGGCGGCGCGGGCGGCACGCCGGACGTCGACGAAACGGTGCCGCGATGA
- a CDS encoding EscU/YscU/HrcU family type III secretion system export apparatus switch protein — MSMGSRKRAAALVYDPKGGDAAPRVVAKGYGLVADMIVERARDAGLYVHTAPEMVSLLMQVDLDDRIPPQLYQAVADLLAWLYALDRAEPEREPDGAAHFPLPALRR, encoded by the coding sequence ATGAGCATGGGTTCCCGCAAGCGCGCGGCCGCGCTGGTCTACGATCCGAAGGGCGGGGACGCCGCGCCGCGCGTCGTCGCGAAGGGCTACGGGCTGGTCGCCGACATGATCGTCGAGCGCGCGCGCGATGCCGGCCTGTACGTGCATACCGCGCCGGAGATGGTGTCGCTGCTGATGCAGGTCGACCTCGACGACCGGATTCCGCCGCAGCTTTACCAGGCCGTCGCCGATCTGCTTGCCTGGCTGTACGCGCTCGATCGCGCCGAGCCGGAGCGTGAGCCGGACGGCGCCGCGCACTTTCCGCTGCCGGCACTGCGACGCTGA
- a CDS encoding PepSY-associated TM helix domain-containing protein translates to MNAPETIAPPRADHQPAAGVTVLRPAVRPASDAELAARRRRSRRATFIKWLRKVHGWVGLWGAVLGLLFGVTGVLLNHRAAPLKISTGEPQVEQLQLALPDPAPRSPAAMTRWLQQELHFEGRPGRVRKEPAQAVAWGDRRVMQPEHWQIGVFGPHQNVQADYWVGNGYVSVKRTANTFAGTLSSLHRGVGMGIGWVLLMDTIAGSLILLSLTGVLLWTELNKRRTVGVVLVAGSVAAALAAGFA, encoded by the coding sequence GTGAACGCGCCTGAAACGATCGCCCCGCCGCGGGCCGACCACCAGCCCGCCGCGGGCGTCACCGTGCTGCGACCGGCCGTGCGTCCGGCGAGCGACGCCGAGCTGGCGGCGCGCCGCCGCCGTTCGCGCCGCGCGACCTTCATCAAGTGGCTGCGCAAGGTGCACGGCTGGGTCGGACTGTGGGGCGCGGTGCTCGGCCTGCTGTTCGGCGTGACGGGCGTGCTGCTCAACCATCGCGCGGCGCCGTTGAAGATTTCCACCGGCGAGCCGCAGGTCGAGCAGCTGCAGCTCGCGCTGCCGGATCCGGCGCCGCGCTCGCCCGCGGCGATGACCCGCTGGCTGCAGCAGGAACTGCACTTCGAAGGCCGGCCGGGCCGTGTACGCAAGGAGCCGGCGCAGGCGGTCGCGTGGGGCGACCGGCGCGTGATGCAGCCGGAGCACTGGCAGATCGGCGTGTTCGGACCGCACCAGAACGTGCAGGCCGACTACTGGGTCGGCAACGGCTACGTGTCGGTGAAGCGCACCGCCAATACGTTCGCCGGCACGTTGAGCAGCCTGCATCGCGGCGTCGGCATGGGCATCGGCTGGGTGTTGCTGATGGATACGATCGCGGGGTCGCTGATCCTGTTGTCGCTGACGGGCGTGTTGCTGTGGACCGAGCTGAACAAGCGTCGCACGGTCGGCGTCGTGCTGGTGGCCGGCTCGGTTGCCGCGGCGCTTGCCGCGGGATTCGCGTAA